From the genome of Odocoileus virginianus isolate 20LAN1187 ecotype Illinois chromosome 16, Ovbor_1.2, whole genome shotgun sequence, one region includes:
- the LOC139038753 gene encoding high affinity cAMP-specific and IBMX-insensitive 3',5'-cyclic phosphodiesterase 8A-like, giving the protein MARIHSMMIEAPITKVINIINAAQESSPMPVTEALDRVLEILRTTELYSPQFGAKDDDPHANDLVGGLVSDGLRRLSGNEYVLSTKNLQQAPSSSIVPVSLHDVPSQITRAMEKEEYWDFNIFELEAATHKRPLT; this is encoded by the exons ATGGCCCGGATTCATTCCATGATGATCGAGGCGCCCATCACCAAG GTCATCAATATCATCAATGCTGCCCAGGAAAGCAGTCCCATGCCTGTGACAGAAGCCTTAGACCGTGTGCTGGAAATTCTAAGAACCACTGAATTATATTCACCCCAGTTCGGTGCTAAGGACGATGATCCTCACGCCAACGACCTCGTCGGGGGCCTGGTGTCT GATGGTTTGCGAAGATTATCTGGAAATGAATATGTTCTTTCAACAAAAA ACCTCCAGCAGGCTCCCAGCAGCAGCATCGTCCCCGTCTCCCTTCACGATGTCCCATCACAGATAACTCGGGCCATGGAGAAGGAGGAATACTGGGACTTCAATATTTTTGAACTGGAGGCTGCCACTCATAAAAG GCCTTTGACTTAA